DNA from Streptomyces luteogriseus:
ACCGGCCCACCCCGGCGCTCCGCATCCCCTGCACCCCCGGCCCGCACCCCCGGCCCCGCCACCGACGACCCCCGCACCGAAGGGCCTCACCCCCGGGGCGCCGTCACCAGCGCCCCCCGCACCCCCGGCCCCGCCAAGCCCCCGCCCCGCCCCCGACCCACGGCCGCCGCCCCCCGCCCCGCTCCCGAGCCCGCCGCCCCCGCCGTCCGGAAGCCCCGCCCCCCTGCCGGCCTCCGCCCCCTGCCCCGCTCCCGGGCCACCCGCCTCCTCATCCCCTACCTCCGCCTCGACGCCCCGGTCATGGACCTCGGCCTCGACCGCGACCGCCGCCTCACCGCACCGCCCGACGACGACCCCAAGCTCGTCGGCTGGTACCGGCACGGCGCCTCGCCCGGCGAGCAGGGCACCGCCGTGGCCGTCGGGCACCTGGACACGGACAGCGGACCGGCCGTCTTCGCCGGGCTGCCCGAGCTGAAGCGGGGCCGGATCGTCAAGGCCCGCCGCGCC
Protein-coding regions in this window:
- a CDS encoding class F sortase, translated to MAVSLLVVVGVCWDRGDEPGGTVTALPPDFTTAAHPAGSGTGTAALPGASGTGTRTGSDTGTGAPVLRDDPNAPAGPRTGPPRRSASPAPPARTPGPATDDPRTEGPHPRGAVTSAPRTPGPAKPPPRPRPTAAAPRPAPEPAAPAVRKPRPPAGLRPLPRSRATRLLIPYLRLDAPVMDLGLDRDRRLTAPPDDDPKLVGWYRHGASPGEQGTAVAVGHLDTDSGPAVFAGLPELKRGRIVKARRADGRIAVYTVDKIKSYEKAHFPSQEVYGARGRPELRLITCGGSYDRRKGYSGNVVVFAHLTGIR